The following are encoded together in the Echeneis naucrates chromosome 9, fEcheNa1.1, whole genome shotgun sequence genome:
- the rnft2 gene encoding E3 ubiquitin-protein ligase RNFT2, whose amino-acid sequence MQRRHSSNTDGMPSERSRSQTLGSESSLDEGGVFDCLKPDSPASPQQIFSGLVGVPSGSVSSAQFQAAGLVLGSPPEVFIQMTTSSREEGGPHRSEGSPFLPRPPPHHHHHHHHHFHHQPLQHRTSSLLQQATTAAGSERHGSREEAQEEPSTPAPALSELKAVVTWLQRGFPFILILLAKVCFQHKLGIAVCVGMASTFAYANSTFRHQVSLREERSVLVALWILMFLTGNIVYIYYTFSHEELHNSLIFAKPNLNSFDFFDLIWVVGITDFVLKYFTIGLKCFVLFLPKILLAFKSRGKFYLLIEDLSQLFRALVPIQLWYKYIMGEDPSNSYFLGATLIIIYSLCKSFDLCGRVSAICKAFAVLCSSQSYGVRAGSQQCSEAGDICAICQADFRDPVALLCQHVFCEECLCSWFDRERTCPLCRSTVIETLRCWKDGTTSAHFQIY is encoded by the exons ATGCAGAggagacacagcagcaacacGGATGGCATGCCCTCTGAAAG GAGCCGAAGCCAAACACTGGGATCAGAGAGCAGCCTGGATGAGGGTGGCGTGTTCGACTGCCTGAAGCCCGACTCACCTGCTTCACCCCAGCAAATCTTCTCCGGCCTGGTGGGTGTCCCGTCTggctctgtctcctctgcccAATTCCAGGCAGCTGGTTTAGTTCTGGGCTCTCCCCCTGAGGTTTTTATCCAGATGACCACATCATCCAGGGAAGAAGGCGGCCCCCATCGCTCAGAGGGCAGCCCTTTTCTCCCTCGGCCGCCCCcgcaccaccatcaccaccaccatcaccacttCCACCACCAGCCCCTACAGCACAGgacctcctctctgctccagcaGGCCACCACGGCAGCTGGCTCAGAGCGGCATGGATCCAGGGAGGAGGCCCAGGAAGAACCGTCCACGCCGGCCCCAGCCCTGTCTGAGCTGAAGGCAGTTGTCACCTGGCTGCAGAGGGGTTTCcccttcatcctcatcctgctGGCTAAAGTTTGCTTTCAGCACAAGCTAG GGatcgctgtgtgtgtggggatggCCAGCACATTTGCCTACGCCAACTCCACTTTTAGGCACCAAGTGTCATTacgg GAAGAACGCTCCGTTTTGGTTGCTCTTTGGATCTTAATGTTCCTCACAGGGAATATTGTCTATATCTACTACACATTTAGTCACGAGGAGCTGCACAACAG CCTCATCTTTGCCAAGCCCAACCTCAACAGCTTTGACTTCTTCGATCTGATCTGGGTGGTGGGCATCACTGACTTTGTCCTGAAATACTTCACCATCGGCCTGAAATGCTTTGTCCTCTTTTTGCCAAAAATTCTCCTGGCCTTCAAATCCAGG ggCAAGTTCTACCTGCTGATTGAGGACCTGAGTCAGCTGTTTAGGGCCCTGGTGCCCATCCAGCTGTGGTACAAGTACATAATGGGAGAAGACCCCTCGAACAGTTACTTCCTCGGAGCGACGCTCATCATCATCTACAGCCTCTGCAAG TCCTTTGACCTCTGTGGACGTGTGTCAGCCATATGTAAGGCTTTCGCCGTGCTTTGCAGCTCCCAG AGTTACGGCGTGAGGGCCGGCAGTCAGCAGTGCAGCGAGGCGGGAGACATCTGTGCTATTTGTCAGGCTGACTTCAGAGATCCCGTAGCCCTTCTCTGTCAG CATGTGTTCTGCGAGGAGTGTCTGTGCTCGTGGTTCGACCGGGAGAGAACGTGCCCGCTGTGCCGCTCAACTGTCATCGAGACCCTGCGATGCTGGAAGGACGGCACCACCTCGGCTCACTTCCAGATCTATTAG
- the fbxw8 gene encoding F-box/WD repeat-containing protein 8 — translation MAEDDLDAFRERWKQELTSKKEEKPLVRAPSTPCGVAGLSGRADSKKRYFYNLKKPISPPKPEEAGCTEEEGRAGGAGGEAAAESEDQPQYVSIARSLLDGRTSPLLDRIQEERTRRKRQYHNRTNVCSASLQQQPERKVKRHQELVDQLIQDLNEVNDIPFFDIALPYELALKIFQYLDRAELGRCAQVSRAWRVLAEDSVLWFKMCTREGYHRDASVSDSPCWKSTLRDCRNSTKTVCSNWKNRVGAISQLQFELGKVLCDVSSCDNFVVAGYTSGDVRLWDTLHWDSKASFLKPNSLSANTEPRPHVSHVQVNSIVAAAAYEDGSVDLWSTGTGGEPIHHYQSPGRIQALALSPDSPVLGTAVGPDVRLDGADDRGYWRTSCQARMPKTVASLVLVPGRGQLGPLAAMAAGEDVLLLDPQDDEPRTLHSVYGHPVTCLDASISHVALGVKRTGWAMNDGGNKIHVYSLETGKPDVCVGSSPGDFTCINLRDGSPHLLVCGNKDRRVRVFDLRAGSSVASLYAHHLGVTSVQADDWKIVSGGGEGLVCVWEMRMGAKLWEMHNRHPVRHVRFNTSTLVTANIPDDKSPRGACITDDDLTAHRRHRGVICHYDFSEDALSQDHILPICRSDYTESYGYNYNISLAVPYDRLSGSHLSH, via the exons ATGGCCGAGGATGACCTTGATGCGTTCAGGGAGCGTTGGAAACAAGAGTTAACGAGTAAAAAAGAGGAGAAGCCGCTTGTGCGCGCTCCCTCCACACCCTGCGGCGTCGCAGGTCTGTCAGGCCGGGCAGACTCCAAAAAGAGATATTTTTATAACTTAAAAAAGCCAATCAGTCCACCGAAACCAGAGGAGGCCGGTTGCACCGAGGAGGAAGGGCGTgcaggtggagcaggaggagaagctgcagcagagtcagagGATCAGCCTCAGTATGTGTCCATTGCACGCAGCTTGCTGGATGGGAGGACCAGCCCCCTGCTGGACCGGATCCAGGAGGAGAGaaccaggaggaagaggcaaTACCACAACAGGACCAATGTCTGCAGTGcatccctgcagcagcagcctgaaagAAAGGTCAAGAGACACCAGGAGCTGGTGGATCAGCTCATTCAGGATCTG aATGAAGTCAACGACATTCCCTTCTTTGACATCGCGTTACCGTACGAGTTAGCCCTGAAGATCTTCCAGTACCTGGATCGTGCTGAGCTGGGTCGTTGTGCACAG GTGAGCCGGGCATGGAGGGTTCTTGCAGAAGACAGCGTTCTGTGGTTCAAGATGTGCACAAGGGAAGGTTATCATCGAGATGCCAGTGTGTCCGACTCCCCTTGCTGGAAGAGCACCCTGCGAGACTGCAGGAACTCGACCAAAACTGTGTGCTCCAACTGGAAG aaTCGAGTGGGAGCCATCAGCCAACTGCAGTTCGAGCTGGGGAAGGTGCTGTGCGACGTCAGCTCCTGTGACAACTTTGTCGTGGCCGG gtacACGTCTGGTGATGTGAGGCTGTGGGATACGCTGCACTGGGACTCCAAAGCCTCCTTCCTAAAGCCCAACAGTCTGTCAGCTAACACGGAGCCCAGACCGCACGTTAGTCACGTGCAGGTGAACAGCATCGTGGCTGCAGCTGCGTATGAAGatg GCTCTGTGGACCTGTGGAGCACAGGCACAGGCGGGGAGCCCATCCACCACTACCAGAGCCCAGGGAGGATCCAGGCCTTGGCCCTGAGCCCCGACAGCCCCGTCCTGGGCACCGCCGTCGGGCCTGATGTTCGGCTCGACGGTGCAGATGATCGTGGCTACTGGAGGACAAGCTGCCAGGCCCGCATGCCCAAGACT GTGGCGAGCCTGGTGTTGGTGCCGGGCAGGGGTCAGCTGGGCCCGCTGGCTGCCATGGCGGCCGGAGAGGATGTGCTCCTGCTAGACCCACAAGACGACGAGCCACGTACGCTCCACTCAGTCTACGGCCATCCCGTCACCTGCCTGGATGCCTCCATCTCCCACGTTGCCCTCGGAGTGAAACGCACAGGCTGGGCAATGAATGACGGAGGCAACAAG ATCCACGTCTACAGCCTAGAGACAGGCAAACCTGACGTATGTGTCGGCAGCTCGCCGGGGGATTTCACCTGCATCAACCTGAGGGACGGCTCGCCTCACCTGCTGGTGTGCGGGAACAAAGACAGGAG AGTGCGGGTCTTTGACCTACGAGCCGGCTCCTCCGTGGCGTCGCTGTACGCTCACCACCTGGGCGTGACGTCGGTGCAAGCGGACGACTGGAAGATCGTGAGCGGCGGCGGCGAAGGATTGGTGTGCGTGTGGGAGATGAGGATGGGCGCGAAGCTGTGGGAGATGCACAACAG GCACCCTGTCAGGCACGTGCGCTTCAACACCAGCACCCTGGTAACAGCCAACATCCCTGATGACAAGTCGCCGCGGGGAGCCTGCATCACAGATGATGACCTTACAGCTCACCGCAG ACATAGAGGCGTCATCTGCCATTACGACTTCTCTGAAGATGCACTATCGCAGGATCACATCCTGCCCATCTGCAGGTCTGACTACACCGAGTCTTACGGCTACAACTACAACATCAGCCTGGCGGTGCCGTACGACCGGCTGTCTGGCTCCCATCTGTCCCACTGA
- the tesca gene encoding tescalcin a, which yields MGASQARTEHPYQDLMDKTGFSLEQIKNLQKRFQQLSGNKDTVSKEDLASIPALDNNPLRKQIITAFFDKRNQHENQVGFFEEIGFEQFVMVMSHFRAPTLKTSEEEREVMRKEKLRFLFNMHDTDNDGTITLEEYRKVVEELLSKSGALGLEAAKAIADAAMLEVASTNVPHMAPDDFYEGITFEHFEQILKGLEMETRMHIRFLDVDTTTMRCGKTTS from the exons ATGGGAGCTTCACAGGCGCGCACCGAGCACCCGTACCAGGATCTTATGGATAAAACTGGAT tttCGCTTGAGCAGATCAAAAACCTCCAAAAACGATTCCAGCAGCTGAGCGGAAATAAAGACACCGTCAg TAAAGAAGACTTGGCCAGCATACCAGCCCTCGACAACAATCCGCTCAGGAAGCAAATAATTACAGCGTTTTTTGATAAAAG GAATCAGCATGAAAATCAGGTGGGCTTCTTCGAGGAGATCGGCTTCGAGCAGTTCGTCATGGTCATGTCCCACTTTCGCGCCCCGACGCTGAAGACGtcggaggaagagagggaagttatgagaaaagaaaagcttcgCT TCCTTTTCAACATGCACGACACCGACAACGACGGCACCATCACTCTGGAGGAGTACAGGAAG GTAGTAGAGGAGCTTCTGTCAAAGAGCGGAGCTCTCGGTCTGGAAGCTGCCAAGGCGATAGCAGATGCTGCCATGTTGGAAGTAGCGAGCACAAACGTGCCCCACATG GCCCCGGATGACTTTTATGAAGGAATTACATTTGAGCATTTTGAGCAG ATCTTAAAAGGGCTTGAAATGGAGACCAGGATGCACATTCGCTTCTTGGATGTAGACACCACTACGATGCGCTGTGGGAAGACAACCTCTTGA
- the fbxo21 gene encoding F-box only protein 21 isoform X2, translated as MATSVVGEVQPSLNGIISDPQTKKLTDLPSELLEHILCFPVLKHVDICNVSSCCKRLHDVCHGRGKVWGHQYKLRWPRLQRFYRQNESCDWLREYKTRHRVGIQIRRTVESISKRFFTEVVLGDSFAEIESLGMPEHFCEDELLFILTSDKRKSLTLKYYAKKILYFLRQQNILRSLKTFLEQPAEQQSALEGAILVDQYCNPLADVTLESISAQVDEITEKVKKMLRIKNPSHPSLRIAQGGCFVVEDFDLQRQVVCALNSVLYEQLQYKGNEFDYYNPLNSYIHQVLLRHTGIPISLSVLYMTLARKLGVELEPVNFPNHFLLRWCQKPRRSEDIYDYVYIDAFGKGKQLTAKECEYLIGHQVTAEYYSAISTTEVLLRMVGNLLNIGKRGEGNEKSYQLLRDSLDLYLTINPDNVQYLLLQARLYFHLGIWPEKVLDILQHIQALDPSQHGAVGYLVQHTLEHIQHKKHPVTPEVKKRSAPEHLEVQYSVGLIMKHKRSGYNCVIYGWDPKCTMSQEWITTMRVHQLSNGANQPFYNVLVQDGTCRYAAQENLEPHSAPLEIGHPEVGRYFSEFVDTHYVANEELQTRYPEDLNETLGTVQELYHRLTPGSGNQAQAPGTDQNNHQAAAM; from the exons ATGGCGACCTCTGTAGTCGGAGAGGTGCAGCCGAGTCTAAACGGGATCATTTCCGACCCCCAGACCAAAAAACTGACTGACCTGCCGAGCGAGTTGCTCGAACACATCCTGTGCTTCCCCGTCCTCAAACATGTCGACATTTGCAACGTTTCCAGCTGCTGCAAGCGGCTACACGACGTCTGCCATGGAAGGGGGAAGGTCTGGGGACACCAGTACAAACTCAG GTGGCCAAGACTGCAGAGGTTCTACCGTCAGAATGAGAGCTGCGACTGGCTCAGAGAATACAAAACACGCCATCGAGTGGGCATACAAATAAGGAGGACGGTGGAATCAATCTCCAAGAGATTCTTCACTGAAGTT GTTCTGGGGGACAGCTTTGCAGAGATTGAGTCACTCGGGATGCCAGAGCACTTTTGTGAGGACGAGCTCCTCTTCATACTCACCTCTGACAAGAG GAAAAGCTTGACATTGAAGTACTATGCAAAGAAAATCCTATACTTCCTGAGACAGCAGAACATCCTAAGAAGTCTGAAGACCTTCCTGGAGCAGCCTGCAGAGCAGCAATCGGCTCTAGAAG GTGCAATACTGGTGGATCAGTACTGTAACCCACTGGCTGATGTAACACTGGAGAGCATCTCAGCCCAGGTGGATGAGATCACGGAAAAAGTAAAGAAGATGCTGAGAATCAAGAACCCCTCTCACCCCAGCCTGCGTATTGCTCAAG GTGGCTGCTTTGTGGTCGAGGACTTTGACCTCCAGAGGCAGGTGGTGTGTGCCCTAAACTCCGTCTTGTATGAGCAACTTCAATACAAAGGCAACGAATTTGACTACTACAATCCCCTCAACTCTTACATCCACCAG gtGCTACTACGCCATACAGgcattcccatcagcctctcTGTTCTCTACATGACATTGGCTCGGAAGCTGGGCGTTGAGCTGGAACCTGTCAACTTTCCAAATCACTTCCTGCTGCGCTGGTGCCAGAAACCAAGAAG GAGTGAAGACATCTATGACTATGTCTACATTGATGCCTTTGGCAAAGGGAAGCAGTTGACAGCCAAGGAGTGCGAGTACCTCATTGGCCACCAGGTGACGGCAGAATACTACAGTGCCATCAGTACGACAGAGGTGCTCCTCAGGATGGTGGGAAACCTGCTCAACATCGGCAAGAGAGG GGAGGGCAATGAGAAATCCTACCAGCTGCTGAGAGACTCGCTGGACCTCTACCTCACTATCAACCCAGACAATGtgcagtacctgctgctgcaggcacGCCTCTACTTTCATCTGGGCATATGGCCAGAGAAG GTGCTGGACATCCTGCAGCACATTCAGGCATTGGATCCCTCTCAGCACGGAGCAGTGGGTTACCTGGTGCAGCACACGCTGGAGCATATCCAGCACAAAAAGCATCCTGTTACGCCTGAGGTGAAGAAGCGTAGTGCTCCAGAACACCTGGAGGTCCAGTATTCAGTCGGTCTCATCATGAAACACAAGAG gTCAGGTTATAACTGTGTGATCTACGGCTGGGACCCCAAATGCACCATGAGTCAGGAGTGGATCACCACCATGAGGGTCCACCAGCTGTCCAACGGGGCCAACCAGCCGTTCTACAACGTCCTCGTACAGGATGGAACATGCCGATATGCCGCGCAAG AAAACCTGGAGCCCCACTCGGCCCCCCTGGAGATCGGCCACCCGGAGGTGGGCCGCTACTTCTCCGAGTTCGTCGACACCCACTACGTTGCCAACGAAGAACTTCAGACTCGATATCCTGAGGACCTGAACGAAACCCTGGGCACAGTGCAGGAGCTCTATCATAGACTGACACCCGGCTCTGGGAACCAAGCGCAGGCTCCCGGCACAGACCAAAACAACCACCAAGCAGCGGCCATGTAG
- the fbxo21 gene encoding F-box only protein 21 isoform X1, whose product MATSVVGEVQPSLNGIISDPQTKKLTDLPSELLEHILCFPVLKHVDICNVSSCCKRLHDVCHGRGKVWGHQYKLRWPRLQRFYRQNESCDWLREYKTRHRVGIQIRRTVESISKRFFTEVPCVGQVLGDSFAEIESLGMPEHFCEDELLFILTSDKRKSLTLKYYAKKILYFLRQQNILRSLKTFLEQPAEQQSALEGAILVDQYCNPLADVTLESISAQVDEITEKVKKMLRIKNPSHPSLRIAQGGCFVVEDFDLQRQVVCALNSVLYEQLQYKGNEFDYYNPLNSYIHQVLLRHTGIPISLSVLYMTLARKLGVELEPVNFPNHFLLRWCQKPRRSEDIYDYVYIDAFGKGKQLTAKECEYLIGHQVTAEYYSAISTTEVLLRMVGNLLNIGKRGEGNEKSYQLLRDSLDLYLTINPDNVQYLLLQARLYFHLGIWPEKVLDILQHIQALDPSQHGAVGYLVQHTLEHIQHKKHPVTPEVKKRSAPEHLEVQYSVGLIMKHKRSGYNCVIYGWDPKCTMSQEWITTMRVHQLSNGANQPFYNVLVQDGTCRYAAQENLEPHSAPLEIGHPEVGRYFSEFVDTHYVANEELQTRYPEDLNETLGTVQELYHRLTPGSGNQAQAPGTDQNNHQAAAM is encoded by the exons ATGGCGACCTCTGTAGTCGGAGAGGTGCAGCCGAGTCTAAACGGGATCATTTCCGACCCCCAGACCAAAAAACTGACTGACCTGCCGAGCGAGTTGCTCGAACACATCCTGTGCTTCCCCGTCCTCAAACATGTCGACATTTGCAACGTTTCCAGCTGCTGCAAGCGGCTACACGACGTCTGCCATGGAAGGGGGAAGGTCTGGGGACACCAGTACAAACTCAG GTGGCCAAGACTGCAGAGGTTCTACCGTCAGAATGAGAGCTGCGACTGGCTCAGAGAATACAAAACACGCCATCGAGTGGGCATACAAATAAGGAGGACGGTGGAATCAATCTCCAAGAGATTCTTCACTGAAGTT CCTTGCGTTGGCCAGGTTCTGGGGGACAGCTTTGCAGAGATTGAGTCACTCGGGATGCCAGAGCACTTTTGTGAGGACGAGCTCCTCTTCATACTCACCTCTGACAAGAG GAAAAGCTTGACATTGAAGTACTATGCAAAGAAAATCCTATACTTCCTGAGACAGCAGAACATCCTAAGAAGTCTGAAGACCTTCCTGGAGCAGCCTGCAGAGCAGCAATCGGCTCTAGAAG GTGCAATACTGGTGGATCAGTACTGTAACCCACTGGCTGATGTAACACTGGAGAGCATCTCAGCCCAGGTGGATGAGATCACGGAAAAAGTAAAGAAGATGCTGAGAATCAAGAACCCCTCTCACCCCAGCCTGCGTATTGCTCAAG GTGGCTGCTTTGTGGTCGAGGACTTTGACCTCCAGAGGCAGGTGGTGTGTGCCCTAAACTCCGTCTTGTATGAGCAACTTCAATACAAAGGCAACGAATTTGACTACTACAATCCCCTCAACTCTTACATCCACCAG gtGCTACTACGCCATACAGgcattcccatcagcctctcTGTTCTCTACATGACATTGGCTCGGAAGCTGGGCGTTGAGCTGGAACCTGTCAACTTTCCAAATCACTTCCTGCTGCGCTGGTGCCAGAAACCAAGAAG GAGTGAAGACATCTATGACTATGTCTACATTGATGCCTTTGGCAAAGGGAAGCAGTTGACAGCCAAGGAGTGCGAGTACCTCATTGGCCACCAGGTGACGGCAGAATACTACAGTGCCATCAGTACGACAGAGGTGCTCCTCAGGATGGTGGGAAACCTGCTCAACATCGGCAAGAGAGG GGAGGGCAATGAGAAATCCTACCAGCTGCTGAGAGACTCGCTGGACCTCTACCTCACTATCAACCCAGACAATGtgcagtacctgctgctgcaggcacGCCTCTACTTTCATCTGGGCATATGGCCAGAGAAG GTGCTGGACATCCTGCAGCACATTCAGGCATTGGATCCCTCTCAGCACGGAGCAGTGGGTTACCTGGTGCAGCACACGCTGGAGCATATCCAGCACAAAAAGCATCCTGTTACGCCTGAGGTGAAGAAGCGTAGTGCTCCAGAACACCTGGAGGTCCAGTATTCAGTCGGTCTCATCATGAAACACAAGAG gTCAGGTTATAACTGTGTGATCTACGGCTGGGACCCCAAATGCACCATGAGTCAGGAGTGGATCACCACCATGAGGGTCCACCAGCTGTCCAACGGGGCCAACCAGCCGTTCTACAACGTCCTCGTACAGGATGGAACATGCCGATATGCCGCGCAAG AAAACCTGGAGCCCCACTCGGCCCCCCTGGAGATCGGCCACCCGGAGGTGGGCCGCTACTTCTCCGAGTTCGTCGACACCCACTACGTTGCCAACGAAGAACTTCAGACTCGATATCCTGAGGACCTGAACGAAACCCTGGGCACAGTGCAGGAGCTCTATCATAGACTGACACCCGGCTCTGGGAACCAAGCGCAGGCTCCCGGCACAGACCAAAACAACCACCAAGCAGCGGCCATGTAG